One stretch of Arachis hypogaea cultivar Tifrunner chromosome 20, arahy.Tifrunner.gnm2.J5K5, whole genome shotgun sequence DNA includes these proteins:
- the LOC112786659 gene encoding uncharacterized protein, with amino-acid sequence MSKFLVILLYVVWLAASGFVNGSIIKKEKDQIRVFELKKGDLTLKVTNWGATLVSLVLPDKYGKLGDIVLGYDSPEAYTNDTTYFGATIGRVANRIGGAQFTLNGIHYKLIANEGNNTLHGGPRGFSDVLWKVIKYQRDGDRPEIKFSYHSFDGEEGFPGDLLVTVSYILSEESSLSIVMKAKALNKATPVSLVNHAYWNLGNHNSGNILNQVVQIFGSKFTPVDDNLIPTGNFSSVQGTPYDFRKPQVVGSRIDQLSKTNGYDINYVLDNDEDEIRVAAIVTDKRSGRVMKIATNQPGLQFYTANSVKNEKGKDGFVYQPRSALCLETQAFPDSVNHPNFPSTIVTPRKPYNHLLFFKFSTTDAPPGFSES; translated from the exons ATGAGCAAGTTCTTAGTGATATTATTATATGTCGTATGGTTAGCTGCTTCTGGGTTTGTTAATGGATCTATCATCAAGAAGGAGAAAGACCAAATTAGGGTCTTTGAATTAAAGAAGGGTGACCTTACTTTGAAGGTCACTAACTGGGGTGCCACACTTGTTTCCTTGGTACTTCCCGACAAATATG GAAAGTTGGGAGACATTGTtcttggatatgattctcccgaGGCATACACT AACGATACAACATATTTTGGAGCTACCATTGGCAGGGTTGCTAACAGAATTGGAGGAGCTCAGTTTACATTAAATGGAATCCATTACAAATTAATTGCTAATGAAGGAAACAATACACTTCATG GTGGACCTAGAGGATTTAGTGATGTGCTTTGGAAAGTGATAAAGTATCAAAGAGATGGTGATAGACCCGAAATCAAATTCAGCTACCACAGTTTTGATGGTGAAGAAG GATTTCCCGGTGACCTATTGGTAACGGTGAGCTACATCCTAAGTGAAGAATCGAGTTTGAGCATAGTCATGAAAGCAAAAGCCTTAAACAAAGCAACACCAGTGAGCCTGGTTAACCATGCATATTGGAACCTAGGAAACCACAACAGCGGCAACATCCTTAACCAAGTTGTTCAAATCTTCGGGTCCAAATTCACACCGGTCGATGACAACCTCATTCCCACTGGAAACTTCTCGTCCGTCCAAGGAACCCCATACGATTTCCGTAAGCCACAAGTTGTTGGCTCTAGGATTGACCAGTTATCCAAGACCAATGGCTATGACATAAATTATGTTCTTGACAATGACGAGGATGAGATTAGGGTTGCGGCTATTGTCACGGATAAGAGGTCAGGGAGAGTGATGAAGATTGCGACGAATCAACCGGGATTGCAATTCTACACTGCGAATTCCGTGAAGAATGAGAAGGGGAAAGACGGGTTTGTGTATCAGCCGCGATCGGCGTTGTGTTTGGAGACTCAAGCGTTCCCTGACTCCGTCAACCATCCCAATTTTCCGTCAACGATTGTCACGCCGAGAAA